A single Anabrus simplex isolate iqAnaSimp1 chromosome 10, ASM4041472v1, whole genome shotgun sequence DNA region contains:
- the LOC137502363 gene encoding zinc finger protein 84-like produces MWTCTGEKPYCCNVCSKSFSQKSNLTTHSRTHTSEKPYCCNVCRKTFSQKCSLTAHRRTHTSEKPYSCYICSKSFSEKSSVTDHMRTHTGEKPYCCNVCRKTFSQKCSLTAHRRTHTSEKPYSCYICSKTFRQKSSLTSHMRTHTGEKPNCCNICSKSFSEISNLTTHIRTHTSEKPYSCCICGKTFRQKSNVTSHMRTHTGEKPNCCNICSKSFSEKSSLTEHMRTHTGEKPYWCNVCRKTFSQKCSLTAHVRTHKGEKPYCCNVCRKTFSQKGSLTAHMRTHTGEKPYCCNVCRKTFSLKGNLTSHMRTHTDEKPNCCNICRKSFSEKSSLTDHMRTHTGEKPYS; encoded by the coding sequence ATGTGGACTtgcacaggcgagaagccatactgttgcaatgtctgtagcaagtccttcagccaGAAAAGCAACCTGACTACCCACAGCCGGACTCACACaagcgagaagccatactgttgcaatgtatgTAGGAAGACCTTCAGTCAGAAGTGCAGTCTAACAGCCCACAGGCGGACTCACACAAGCGAGAAGCCTTACTCCTGCTAtatctgtagcaagtccttcagcgAGAAAAGCAGTGTAACAGACcatatgcgtactcacacaggcgagaagccatactgctgcaatgtatGTAGGAAGACCTTCAGTCAGAAGTGCAGTCTAACAGCCCACAGGCGGACTCACACAAGCGAGAAGCCTTACTCCTGCTATATCTGTAGCAAGACATTCCGCCAGAAAAGCAGTCTAACatcccacatgcggactcacacaggcgagaagccaaactgttgtaatatctgtagcaagtccttcagcgAGATAAGCAACCTGACAACCCACATCCGGACTCACACAAGCGAGAAGCCATACTCCTGCTGTATCTGTGGCAAGACATTCCGCCAGAAAAGCAACGTAACatcccacatgcggactcacacaggcgagaagccaaactgttgtaatatctgtagcaagtccttcagcgAGAAAAGCAGTCTAACAGAAcatatgcgtactcacacaggcgaaAAGCCATACTGGTGCAATGTATGTAGGAAGACCTTCAGTCAGAAGTGCAGTCTAACAGCCCACGTGCGGACTCACAAaggagagaagccatactgctgcaatgtctgtaggaagACTTTCAGTCAGAAGGGCAGTCTGACAgctcacatgcggactcacacaggcgagaagccatactgctgcaatgtctgtaggaagACCTTCAGTCTGAAGGGCAATCTAACatcccacatgcggactcacacagacGAGAAGCCAAACTGTTGTAATATCTGTAGGAAGTCCTTCAGCGAGAAAAGCAGTCTAACAGACcatatgcgtactcacacaggcgagaagccatactcttGA